In Rubrivirga marina, the following are encoded in one genomic region:
- a CDS encoding 2-oxo acid dehydrogenase subunit E2: MARVDVVMPKMGESVMEGTVLEWKKAVGDAVEADETLLEISTDKVDSEVPSPEAGRIVEILVEENETVDVGTPIAVIETDVNAEVGAAPEAAPPAEDASADEDPIEDAAEPLTEVQPVGEDPQPEPEAKPAAPPVRPAGDAPAAPASGGARTEVVMPKMGESVMEGTVLEWKKAVGDAVEADETLLEISTDKVDSEVPSPEAGTLLEILVEEGETVDVGTPIAVIGAAGAAPVEAAPAGGDGSTSLPTGSAQADEPEPYEKSYGGEASDAAAAAAPAVQEERGAEAAAAATASAEPAGPIPTRDDAGNFYSPLVRSIAEAEGIRLSELQQISGSGADGRVSKADVMAYLESRDEAPAQPASAPAPEPKSYGAESPAPQAAPATPAAAPAPQARQAPTAPSKPVSKPAPAASGDTAGERVEVVEMDRMRQLIAEHMRRSKDTSAHVTSFAEVDVTGLVRHREAHKAEFQQREGVKLTYTPYFIEAAIEPLRDHPLLNASVEGTRVLIKKDYHVGIAVALGTKGLLVPVVRNAGQQNLTGLAHNVADLADRARSKKLQPDELQGGTFTITNVGSLGSLMGTPIINQPQTAILSPGAIVKRPVVVDGPDGGDVIAIRHMVYISLSYDHRIIDGAMAASFLAAYRHQLESYAVDTPLA; the protein is encoded by the coding sequence ATGGCCCGTGTCGATGTTGTGATGCCCAAGATGGGCGAGAGCGTGATGGAGGGGACGGTCCTCGAGTGGAAGAAGGCCGTGGGCGACGCGGTCGAGGCCGACGAGACGCTCCTCGAGATCTCGACCGACAAGGTCGACTCCGAGGTCCCGAGCCCCGAGGCGGGCCGGATCGTCGAGATCCTGGTCGAGGAGAACGAGACCGTCGACGTCGGGACGCCGATCGCCGTCATCGAGACGGACGTGAACGCCGAGGTCGGCGCGGCGCCCGAGGCGGCCCCGCCGGCAGAGGACGCCTCCGCCGACGAGGACCCCATCGAGGACGCGGCCGAGCCGCTCACCGAGGTCCAGCCCGTGGGCGAGGACCCGCAGCCGGAGCCCGAGGCCAAGCCGGCCGCCCCGCCGGTCCGCCCCGCCGGCGACGCGCCCGCCGCGCCCGCCTCGGGCGGCGCGCGGACGGAGGTCGTGATGCCCAAGATGGGCGAGAGCGTGATGGAGGGGACGGTCCTCGAGTGGAAGAAGGCCGTGGGCGACGCGGTCGAGGCCGACGAGACGCTCCTCGAGATCTCGACCGACAAGGTCGACTCCGAGGTCCCGAGCCCGGAGGCCGGGACGCTCCTCGAGATCCTGGTGGAAGAGGGCGAGACCGTCGACGTCGGGACGCCGATCGCCGTCATCGGCGCCGCGGGCGCCGCGCCGGTCGAGGCCGCGCCCGCCGGCGGCGACGGTTCGACTTCGCTCCCCACAGGCTCCGCCCAGGCCGACGAGCCGGAGCCGTACGAGAAGAGTTACGGCGGCGAGGCCAGCGACGCAGCGGCTGCCGCTGCGCCTGCCGTCCAGGAAGAGCGGGGGGCTGAGGCCGCCGCCGCGGCGACCGCCTCCGCCGAGCCGGCCGGCCCGATCCCGACCCGCGACGACGCCGGCAACTTCTACTCGCCCCTGGTCCGCTCCATCGCCGAGGCCGAGGGCATCCGCCTCTCCGAGCTCCAGCAGATCTCGGGCAGCGGCGCCGACGGCCGCGTGAGCAAGGCCGACGTGATGGCCTACCTCGAGTCGCGCGACGAGGCCCCCGCACAGCCCGCCTCGGCGCCCGCGCCGGAGCCCAAGAGCTACGGTGCCGAGTCCCCGGCTCCGCAGGCGGCCCCCGCCACCCCGGCCGCGGCGCCCGCTCCGCAGGCCCGCCAGGCGCCGACGGCCCCGTCGAAGCCCGTCTCGAAGCCGGCCCCGGCCGCCTCGGGCGACACGGCTGGCGAGCGCGTCGAGGTCGTCGAGATGGACCGGATGCGGCAGCTCATCGCCGAGCACATGCGCCGGTCGAAGGACACGAGCGCCCACGTCACGTCGTTCGCCGAGGTCGACGTGACCGGGCTCGTGCGCCACCGCGAGGCCCACAAGGCCGAGTTCCAGCAGCGCGAGGGCGTCAAGCTCACGTACACGCCGTACTTCATCGAGGCGGCCATCGAGCCGCTCCGCGACCACCCGCTCCTCAACGCCTCCGTCGAGGGCACGCGCGTGCTCATCAAGAAGGACTACCACGTCGGGATCGCCGTCGCGCTCGGCACGAAGGGCCTCCTCGTCCCTGTCGTCCGCAACGCCGGCCAGCAGAACCTGACGGGCCTCGCGCACAACGTGGCCGACCTCGCCGACCGGGCCCGCTCGAAGAAGCTCCAGCCCGACGAGCTCCAGGGCGGCACGTTCACGATCACGAACGTCGGCAGCCTCGGGTCGCTGATGGGCACGCCCATCATCAACCAGCCGCAGACGGCAATCCTCTCGCCGGGAGCCATCGTCAAGCGGCCGGTCGTGGTGGACGGACCCGACGGCGGCGACGTCATCGCCATCCGGCACATGGTGTACATCTCGCTGAGCTACGACCACCGGATCATCGACGGGGCCATGGCGGCGAGCTTCCTCGCCGCCTACCGCCACCAGCTCGAGTCGTACGCCGTCGACACGCCGCTCGCGTAG
- a CDS encoding adenylate/guanylate cyclase domain-containing protein, with amino-acid sequence MADAPPSPAEIDRLRRSVDELALLNEVAVAIGSARDLDAAVHALVRRSLDAIGAEQGVVTLVDRQSGAAGATFVRTVRGDRLALRPDEALLGWMGTHRRTLRLDAPRTSPPFSAFEWDDAVQTVLCAPLIANARFLGVLTLYNKRGGPFSDADARLLTILAMQSAQTLDAAQREAERTRILNLFGRHTAPAVVDELLRHEADPPVRRIAVCVMFLDVRGFTTFAEASEPEAVVDFLNRFFGLTVDAVTSRGGIVHQLLGDGFMAIFGAPLSTPDDCTHAVEAALDIVARVEAEVAAGELRPTRVGIGLHAGDVVAGTVGSAQHKEYKVTGDVVNVASRVEGLTKDLDAQVLATGAVWARVPPGRFEAEALGAAPLRGRAEALDLYRLA; translated from the coding sequence ATGGCCGACGCCCCGCCCTCGCCCGCCGAGATCGACCGCCTCCGCCGGTCCGTCGACGAACTGGCCCTCCTCAACGAGGTGGCCGTCGCCATCGGGAGCGCGCGCGACCTCGACGCGGCCGTCCACGCGCTCGTCCGCCGCTCGCTCGACGCCATCGGGGCCGAGCAGGGCGTCGTCACGCTCGTCGACCGCCAGTCGGGCGCGGCCGGCGCCACGTTCGTGCGGACCGTCCGCGGCGACCGCCTCGCCCTCCGCCCCGACGAGGCGCTCCTCGGGTGGATGGGGACGCACCGCCGGACGCTCCGCCTGGACGCCCCTCGCACCTCGCCCCCGTTCTCGGCGTTCGAGTGGGACGACGCGGTGCAGACGGTCCTCTGCGCGCCGCTCATCGCGAACGCCCGGTTCCTCGGGGTCCTCACGCTCTACAACAAGCGCGGCGGCCCGTTCTCCGACGCCGACGCGCGGCTCCTGACGATCCTCGCCATGCAGTCGGCCCAGACGCTCGACGCGGCGCAGCGTGAGGCCGAGCGGACCCGGATCCTCAACCTGTTCGGCCGCCACACCGCGCCGGCCGTCGTCGACGAGCTGCTCCGCCACGAGGCCGACCCGCCGGTCCGCCGGATCGCCGTGTGCGTCATGTTCCTCGACGTCCGCGGGTTCACGACGTTCGCCGAGGCGTCCGAGCCCGAGGCCGTCGTCGACTTCCTCAATCGGTTCTTCGGGCTGACCGTCGACGCCGTCACGTCGCGCGGGGGGATCGTCCACCAGCTCCTCGGCGACGGGTTCATGGCCATCTTCGGCGCCCCGCTCTCGACGCCCGACGACTGCACGCACGCGGTCGAGGCCGCGCTCGACATCGTGGCCCGCGTCGAGGCCGAGGTGGCCGCCGGCGAGCTCCGCCCGACGCGTGTCGGGATCGGGCTCCACGCGGGCGACGTCGTGGCCGGGACGGTCGGGTCGGCCCAGCACAAGGAGTACAAGGTGACCGGCGACGTGGTCAACGTGGCCTCGCGCGTCGAGGGGCTCACCAAGGACCTCGACGCGCAGGTTCTGGCGACCGGCGCCGTGTGGGCGCGCGTGCCGCCAGGCCGGTTCGAGGCCGAGGCGCTGGGGGCGGCCCCGCTCCGGGGGCGCGCCGAGGCGCTCGATCTCTACCGTCTGGCCTGA
- a CDS encoding c-type cytochrome, whose protein sequence is MRTVLKWAGIVVGALVLVVVVGGFVASRVGAANIARVHEVPVTSLTIPTDSAALARGAHLAGIYGCQDCHGADLSGQVMAEEGPARIVASNLTPAGIGGEYEPEDWDRAIRHGVGVDGTALFVMPSGAYHNISDAEAVDLIAYLETLPPVEKDLPPMEYTLLGKLLAAGPLDLSKGVYVDPTPTSSPAPGATVEYGAYVAEGLCAYCHGEGLVGKEADQPGAPFAPNLAASGQWPPEQFHQTMTTGVRPDGREMDPEFMPWTMTAKMTHDEREGVRLYLATLAE, encoded by the coding sequence ATGCGCACCGTCCTCAAGTGGGCCGGCATCGTCGTCGGCGCCCTCGTTCTCGTCGTCGTCGTCGGTGGATTCGTCGCCTCGCGTGTCGGCGCGGCCAACATCGCCCGGGTCCACGAGGTCCCCGTGACCTCGCTCACGATCCCGACCGACTCGGCCGCCCTCGCGCGCGGCGCACACCTCGCCGGGATCTACGGCTGCCAGGACTGCCACGGCGCAGACCTCTCCGGCCAGGTCATGGCCGAGGAGGGGCCGGCGCGGATCGTGGCCTCGAACCTCACGCCGGCCGGGATCGGCGGCGAGTACGAGCCCGAGGACTGGGACCGTGCCATCCGCCACGGCGTCGGGGTCGACGGGACGGCCCTCTTCGTCATGCCGTCGGGCGCGTACCACAACATCAGCGACGCCGAGGCGGTCGACCTCATCGCCTACCTCGAGACGCTGCCGCCGGTCGAGAAGGACCTCCCGCCGATGGAGTACACGCTCCTCGGCAAGCTGCTGGCGGCCGGCCCGCTCGACCTCTCGAAGGGCGTCTACGTGGACCCGACGCCGACCTCGTCGCCGGCTCCGGGCGCCACCGTCGAGTACGGCGCGTACGTCGCCGAGGGCCTCTGCGCGTACTGCCACGGCGAGGGGCTCGTCGGCAAGGAGGCCGACCAGCCGGGCGCCCCGTTCGCGCCGAACCTCGCCGCCTCGGGCCAGTGGCCGCCCGAGCAGTTCCACCAGACGATGACGACGGGCGTGCGACCGGACGGCCGCGAGATGGACCCCGAGTTCATGCCGTGGACGATGACGGCGAAGATGACGCACGACGAGCGGGAGGGCGTCCGGCTCTACCTCGCCACCCTCGCCGAGTAA